The nucleotide sequence ATTGATTTCTTGGATGAAGATTATGATGAAGAGTAGATTagaatgcaaaaaataaaagaatcgtGCTATACTCTTAAATTTATTCATTATCATCTTGTTCAGGACCATCTGATGCACCAGCATCAAGTGCTTCAAAACCTGTGGATGTACCCATCCCAAGAAACTCCCGAGCccatccaagggctccaatttCTCAGTCTGCTGCAGGACCTTCCAATTCCGCAACCCCTGTGGTTCCAGCCAAAGGTACTTTGTTGTGCATTTGTTCACTTTGTTGTTTGAATGCTTATGCCAGTGGATTATGTAGGTTTAGACGTCTTTCCTTTGTTCTGATAACTTTTGCAAGTTGGTTCTTGATTTTCTGCAACTGATGATTTTTTCGGGGGTCATCTTCATGCATTGAAACTATTCTTTTAATTTATCATCCTGTCAGTCTTTTTGGTTCACTGCTTCCTTCCTTCAGGTGATGGATCCAAGACATTTACTCTTCAATTTGGATCTATAAGTCCCGGTATTGTGGATGGAATGCAGGTATACTTCTCGCATTTTGCTTCAAGTTGAATTTTGTGTTTTGTGTTGGTTCTTATTCATGCTCTTTTGCAATGTAGCTTCTGATTTGGCAAAATTTGTTATGATCATTGTAGATTCCTGCTCGGActtcctcagctccacctaatCTGGATGAGCAGAAGCAAGGCCAGGTGTGTAGATATTGTACTGGATCTTTAAATTTTACTTTTGAGCAAAGAAAAAAAGTGGGATTGAAATTGATATCTAGACTAAGTTTGCTTTGATGATAGGTGAACTGACATTATATTCCTGTAGTTGTTCATCTTGCACATGACCTTTATCACTTGGTAGCTTTACAAATTTAGCTGAAACATtcactttatattttttttgatcgaTCTCAAGCAGATATTCTCTGGCTTGGGTTAGGTCATTTTATCCAAATGTTGAAGTTCTACATAGGAAAATCTTGATTATTGTCAAATAGATACCTAATAGAAGTCATTGCAATCTTTGTTGACATTTTTGTGAATTCTCAGTTTGTCATCATTATTTACTATCTTTGAATTCCATCATGCAGGGCCGCCATGGTTCATTTAGGGGAGCATCCAAAGTGCCTATACCCACTGGACCACAGCAGCCACAACCTCCTAAGAAGGATGCAGGTGGTATTAGCCAATCTAATGCTGGAGGGTCTCTACCTCCTGCCCAGGTAAAACAGGATATGCACTCACAAATTTCAGCTGCCCCTGCTGTACCACTACCCAAATCTTCTGTTCTTCCTATAGCTGGGATATCTATGCCAATGGCCTTTCAACAGCCCCATGTTCCCCTGCAATTTGGTGGCCCCAATCCTCAGCTGCAGTCACAGGGTGTTGCAGCAAGTTCATTGCAAATGCCTATGACATTACCTGTTGGAAATGTTGCCCAAGTACCACAACAAATGTTTCTTCATGGTCTCCAGCCTCATCTTCTGCAGCCTCAACCGATGATGCACCAGGGACAAAGCTTGGGCTTTGCATCTCAAATGGGTCACCAACTGCCTCCTCAGTTAGGAAACCTTGGAATCAGTATTCCCACCCAACAGTTTGCGCAACAGCAGCCTGGAAAATTTGGTGCTCCTCGCAAGATCACTGTAAGGATTACTCACCCAGAGACCCATGAGGAGTTGAGACTTGGTAAAAGGACAGACTCATATACTGATGGCGGTTTTACTGGGCAAAGGCCCCTGCCCAATGTAGCCTCTCAATCTCAACCTCTTCCGCCATTTACTCCCTCCCATTACGGTCCTCCATTGCAACCAAATGCCTATAACCCATCCCAGATGCTCTTCCATACCTCCACTTCTCTTCCTTTGACAAGCAGTCCAATGCCTTCTGGTTTGCAGGCACCAAGATATAGCTATTCAGTTGGCCAGAGTGGCCAAGCCATTTCAATCACGAATCCATCTGTCATTAAGCCTGTGCCTGGTAGCAAATATGGGCCTCCTCTGCATAGTCTTTCTGAATCGCTGAAAGTGGAAGCTGTGCCAGTCTCTGCTTCATCAGCTCCAGTTCAGGGGATGGCAAAGTCAGTTGTTGGTTTGCAGGGAAATAAAGCTGGAACTTCTTCAGTGACAGTTAGCATGCCCATAAGCAATGCCGAAGCACCTAGGGTGTCAAAGCATTTTGGAGAAGCCACGGCTTCTCATCCACAAAGAGACAGGAAGATCACTGTAGAAAGTTCTGTTCTGCAGTCCAAATCAGCTTCTCAGTCATTGCAGACCACACAGGCTACAACTTCATCAGTTCCTGTTACTCCTCATGGGGATTTTGAACCTGATGAGACAGGAACTGATTGCGGAGGAAAAGAACCTGTCCAAAAATTGGACTTATTGAAGGATAACCACAAATTGCCTAATAAAAGGGACCTCGGACATTCACTACACTTGCAACAGGTCTGACATTCTGAATGCTTCTTATTCCTTCTCTTTTCATCTTATCTTGTTGAAGATATATTTTGCTGCTCTTATGTATAATGCAATTTCTATTTGTAACTTCTCGACATGATTGAATGGTGCAGAAAGATGCTTCTGAATCTGCAGATGGATTGTCCAGAAACTCTGAGAAAGTTCAGGAATTTTCAGGGGCAGATATGTCGATTGCTACCACTAGCTTGTCTTCACTTAGTTTGAGACAAAAAAGTTCAAGTGAAATTAGAAATTCTAAAGCTGTTGAAAGTCAATTAGTCCCTACTGAGTCAGAATCATTTGGGGTTAATTTGGTGAAGGAAATATCACAAGATGTTTGTTTGAGAGCTGACAGTGGAATTCTACTTGAAGAGAAAGGTTCTGCCGAGACATCAACTTCTTTGGGTCTTGAGATGGATGAGACTGTACCTAAGAAGTCATATCCTACTTTTGGTCAGGACAATTCTATCTTGTTAGATGTTGAACCAGGACAAGAAGCACATGCAGAAAAGGAACATGGGGAAACTGAAGTGTTTAGTGATTCCTCACGAGATACTGGTAATGCTAAACCATATCGAAAATCTGTTTTTACAGAATGTGTTGAAGTTGGAAAACCAGTTGAGTTGGCTGAGCAAGATGGGGCTGGAGGAGATAATTCAGAAATTTTGACTGCCTGTGGATCTTTTGATGCTGAAAGGCAACAGTCCGGTTCCTCCAATGGAGCAGTGGGGCAAAGCTTGGTGGTTGAGAAGACGACTGAGGAATCAGACATCTCTGCTAGGACATGTTCGGACTTCACCAAAGCTGAAGCAGTTTCTTCTAGTCACCTTTCATTTTCAAATATTGAAGAAGAAAAGCCTTCCTCTCCAGATGCCATCGCAAATACAAGCAAAGAAATAGACAGCCAGGATGTTGGCTCGAGTAATCCTGATGTCTTGCAACCAGGGATAGCTGTTTCAGCCCCTGTTACTTCTAAGGTGACAGAGAAACTGGAAGAAAAAGTTACAGAGCTGTCTAGTGAAGATCCAGCTTCAGTTTTGTCATATGGGCCAAAGGACAAGCCTGTTTTAGAGCCTCCCAGGGTCAAGCCTTCTtctggaaaaaagaagaagaggaaggaaatTCTCTCAAAAGCTGATGCTGCAGGAACTTCAGATCTTTACAATGCGTACAAGGGTCCTGAGGAAAAACATGAAACTACCAGTAACACAGAAAGTGTGGATAGTCCTGTAGTAGTGGATGCTAACCAACATGTGACTGCAGATACCAATAATGACGTTGTTGCTGGTGAGGGAGATGGCCGGAGCAAAGTTGAAGTGGATGATTGGGAAGATGCAGCTGATATCTCAACTCCAAAGTTGAGAATACCTGAGAATGGACAGCAAGCCAGTCGAGCAAAGACATATAAGGATGATGACAGAAATGAGACCGTGAACAGAAAGTATTCCAGGGATTTTCTGTTAACATTTTCAGAGCAATGTACTGATCTTCCTGAAAGGTTTGAGATTAAACCTGATATAGCTGATGCTTTTATAAGTGCATCGGTTGCTGTTTCCCGTGTTGTTGACCGCGAAACCTTTCTAAGCCCCGGAAGGATTACAGAGAGATCTCCAGGAATTTCCCGGGTGGAGCGCTATATGGTCGGCATTGTGGATGATAAATGGACGAAGGCATCCAGTTCCTTTGCTTCTGTACGTGACCTTCGGCCGGAGGTTGGACATGGAGGAGCTGTTATGAACTTTCGGCCAGGACAAGGAGTCAGTCATGGGGTTTTAAGACATCCACGTGGGCAATCATCTGGTCAGTTTGCTGGAGGCATTCTTTCTGGGCCAATGCAAGCAATGGCATCTCAGGGAGGGATACCACGTAATGGTGCTGATGCAGACAGGTGGCAGCGCTCTCCTGGCACTCAGAGAGGGTTAATACCTTCTCCTCAAACTCCTGCACCAGTAATGCACAAAACTCAGAATAGATATTTAGTCGGTAAAGTGACTGATGAGGAAGAGACAAAGCAAAGACGATTAAAAGCCATACTGAATAAGTTGACGCCTCAGAATTTTGAGAAGTTATTTCAGCAAGTCAAAGAAGTTAATATTGATAATACTGTTACTCTTTCTGGTGTAATCTCGCAGATTTTTGACAAAGCTTTGACGGAGCCAACTTTCTGTGAGATGTATGCTGATTTCTGCTACCATCTTGCTAGTGAATTACCTGATTTCACTGATGACAAGGAGAAGATTACTTTTAAAAGGTTGCTTCTGAATAAGTGCCAAGAGGAATTTGAAAGAGGGGAGAGAGAAGAAGCTGAAGCTAATGAAGCTGAAGTGGAAGGTGAGGCTAAACAATCTGAAGAGGAAAGGGAGGAGAAAAGGATCAAGGCACGGAGGCGTATGCTGGGAAATATTCGATTAATTGGTGAATTGTACAAGAAAAGAATGCTGACGGAGAAAATTATGCATGGATGCATCAAGAAGTTGCTCGGGCAGTATCAGAATCCTGATGAGGAAGATATTGAAGCCTTATGCAAGTTGATGAGTACAATTGGCAAGATGATAGATCATCCCAGGGCCAAGGAACATATGGATGCATATTTTGACATGATGGCAAAACTATCAACACATCAGAAGCTATCATCTCGGGTTAGGTTCCTGTTAAGGGATGCAATTGATCTGAGAAAGAACAAATGGCAACAAAGAAGGAAAGTTGAAGGCCCGAAGAAAATTGAAGAGGTGCACAGAGAAGCAGCTCAAGAACGACAAGCTCAAGCAAGTAGATCCACCCGTGGTTCTGGCATTAGTGTTGCCTCAAGAAGAGGACCATCCATGGACTATGGTACACGGGGATCCACTATAGTACCTTCTCCAAGCTCCCAGATTGGTAATATAAACAATTTGCCACCTCAGGTCCGTGGGTATGGATCTCAAGATGTTCGATTGGAGGATAGACATCCATCTGGAAGTAGAACATTGTCCTTTCCCCTTCCTCAAAGGCCTTCTGATGATGATTCACTTACCCTTGGCCCCCAAGGTGGACTTGCTAGGGGTATGTCTGTTAGAGGACCGTCTTTGATCTCAAATGTTCCCTTGGCTGAAATTTCTCCCAGTGTTAATGACCAACGTAGGATGCCACCAGGTCCAAATGGTTACAATAGGACGCCTGATTGGATACCTGCCAGCTCAAAAGAAGAAATGCCAAAACATATGCCAGAAAGGTTCTCTGGGGCACCACATGATGTAATGAATCCTCAAGATTGTAATACTTACCATGGGAGCAGGGACAAGATTTTGGATCGTTCTTCTGATAGGTCTGCAGCAACTATCCTTCCTGCAGGTCATGCACAGGGATCTTTAAGTGGCAGTGCAGGTGCACATTCTGAAGCAAAACAGTTATCTGAAGAGGTTCTTTGTGAAAAATCAATGTCAGCAATAAGGGAATTCTATAGGTAACATCTTTGTCTTATCTATTTTCCTTTACTACTTGCAGAATAATATATATGTTATCATGCATCATGCATACCATTGGTTTTGTGTCTACTGGGAAAAATTACTAGACAAACAGAGGTTAAACAATAATAGGGCTGCATGGGAGTTGTAACCCTTACTTCCTGTTTAGGGTCAACATCAAATTTGTTTGATTATGACCATGTAAAAAGTTTAACCATGTAAATAATGACACATGGTTATGGGATTACTAACATGCCCATTTTGCAGCTAACCTTTCATTCTTTCCGAAGGGgatatttagatatttaaatttatctttattattagcCACATATATTTTTCTTGTCCATATGCAATTCTTTGAATTATATCATCCTTGAATATTTCTGTCCATGCTTCTCAGAAAATGATGCTGTGTCATCTTGTCTTTCTATGCCATAATTCATACTGCTATAATTCTGTTGAGAATCTTATCATTTGGTCGAGTTATTGGACATTGTTTATTcttaatcctttttttttttacttgacGAAGATATAAGCCTATGTTTGGTCTTTAATTTTTTCGCCTTTTTCTACCTTCTAACTTATTTGCTGGTTTAGCACTCTCTGCCTGACCACATCAGAATAGTTCTCTTGCCAGCCACATAACTTATATTACCAACTAGTGATCTTTTTCACATTCCCTAATTCAGTATTGAAAATGGCTTCTTAAGTGCTTAAGCAGTCATTTGAACAGTTTTTCAGTGCGTCGCCGCTTGAAGTGGCACTTTATTTTTGGTAGAAAGCCCTTAGGCTGTTTTCATTTAACTAATTCTCCTCAAAACATGAGTGgttcctctccttctcaatgGTAAAAGCTAAAAAAGATGGATATGAGAGAGACCAAGAAGAATTATATCTGGCTTGCAAATCATAACTTGCTAATAAATGAGCGCAATGGTTTGTGAAATGACTAGAATATGAGATATTGAGGTGACAAAATTCTTGGAGGAGACTTCTGTGATCAGCAAAAACATGGGATATTTGACAAGGAGGACTACTGGAACCCTTAGAAGCTGGACAATGGACAATGCATCTCCTTCCAGGATAGCATGATAGACATTCATCTGCATCAACAATAATATCCCCTTTTTGAAATCTTGTGCTTCAGCTTGCTCAGCAGTGCAGGAAGGCAAGACAATATAGTGGCTATTAGTATGATCACCATTTGAGTTTCCTGCTATTAATTCTGCATTAGAACCCGTAAGATTGGTGCCTGCATCCATGTTACATTTTTCCCAATCATTAGAGAAAGTATTCAAAGAGTCAAGCAAAATCAATGGATATGATGTGGAGCAAAATCAATGGATATTAGCCAACTGTTTTGTAGAGATTCAATCTGGCAATCCATAAATGAGAAAGCTTTATTTGCTACTTTCAAGGGAGTCAAGCATATGGATTCAAAAAACCTTGGACTTCCTAGCTTTCCATATGTGTCAGAGAATTTTAGCCGCCAAGATAAAGAGATAAATATCATATCTCACTTAAGTGGCACTCTTTTAAACATTCTAAGAAGCTGTTCAATTTTTGTAGTCACTTTAGTGCTGCTTGAATTGTTTAGCTCAGACTAGAATGTTATCATGCGGAGTAGAAGTTCAAATGTTTTAGCAGCCATTTTATTTGCTCAatcatttaaaaaattatttatcagTTGATATTGGTATAATTCTGTTCATATTCATTTTAATATCAACTACAGTTTAGAATATAATATCCAATATACTAGTTAAATTTTTAATGCATTGATTCTGCATAATTTCATTTGTTGTTTTATTCTTGGAGCATAATTTAGAATATGTAAGTATATAAAAAGCAAGCTAAGAATAGCAGAAGGTTTGCTCTACATGCGCTCTTAAAGGAACGGTGTATCATCTCTACCTATGAAGCAGGGGCATGGAATTTGATGATTGATCGGGATATGCATTATTTGAACATGCCAAAATGACAAATTGTGAGCATTCATGATACGGATATGAGGATATTGCAATGAATAGACAAATACTGTAGAAATACATAATTACATATCACAAACATTTGTTTGTTAATATTTTGAACTCTGAAGCCACAAGttatgatttttatttataatttcagcATATCTAATTTATTTACCAAGGAAAAgccaaatttcaaatgaagaggttcaaaataatttaaaataacaaAGTTTTCAACACCAATTCAGTTCTTGTATTGATACCCAACTGGTATAGGGTTGGCATGGTCTAGTTCTTGCAACCGACACTTGTTCCAGGGGATGTATGGGGTATCAACTCCATAGTAACGGCAGTTGGTATGGTCAAGTGCTAAAAACCAACGCAAAAGATATCCCTTAGTTATAACAATTGTCATAAAAGTATAAGTTCCTTCTTACTGAGAAAAAGTTGCCAGTGGAAACACATAATACACTGGAGAAAAGTTTTCAATACTAGTTTTGGTACACTTACCGATACCCAACTAGTACTACGTTGGTACGATCTGATTCTCGATTTTGACACTTGGAAGGGTGCATACTGAGTATCAGTTCCCTACTGGTGCAAGTCAATAGGCTTGATACGGATTGATACTGTTAGATACTGAAAACCATGCTGTGGAGGTAGTCGTATCTAGTTATCCACGATCCATTTGAgcccaaagaagaaaaagaaaaaaatctggaATTAGTactttttttatgaaaactttGTTATGCTGCATCCTTCTTTTTATGCTATAACAGAAGACCTAAACTAGATGCTCCAGTGACTAGGACTTGCGTACGATCAAAATTGTAGAAGATAGAAAATAAGGAAATATACAAAGTAGAAACAGAAAGGTGGTTGGATAGCTTCGGCTGCCAATcaccctcttctttcttttgtttcctgctctcctctctctctttcctttgcTTTCTTTCGTTTCCTATATTTTCCAAttttgctttcttcttcttgcacCTAAGAGGAACTAAGCATCCCTCTATCCTGGCTATGAGATGAAGGGGTACACAACTTTGTAAGCCTTCTCATTAGATATGATCCTCATTAAGTTGTCTTGTCCTCTATTTGATGATTGGGATGAGTCATCGCTGACTCAGACAACTCAGGGCCCATATATCTCTTGAGCAAGAACTATGCTGACATTTTCTCTCAGTTGTTGAATGCTAAAACTCCTGAAGCTTTTAGAAGCCCCTAAGATTTGGTTGGAACCTTTTAGTCTCACATAATGTAGAAAGtaactgaaaaaaataaatctattaagATGCAATAAATTTAGGACTACTTCTATTCATGATGTATCTAAGGTAGGTAAGCCGAACCGTGCCGAACTGGCTGGTTCGGGCTGTACCAAATTGGCCCAGTTGGCTATTGGCATGGTTCAATCGGTTGGTTTGGGTTATAAGAGGCCGCCTTGTTCGAAGGCCTAATCTCCTCTATTTGACACTCCCCATTGGAAGAAGCCCTTCATCACTACCGAGTCCACAACAATGACGGATGCCAACTTTCCTTACAAGTGagtctttttctctctccatcTCCCTTTCTCTCGGTCCCCATTACTGGATCCAAAGCTCTCGAAGCTTCTTGTTGGTGGCTTGAAGCTGCTCagcctctctatctctctctcttctccctccctctccttcctctccctcctctcacTCTCCCTCCTTCCTGCCCTCTCTCTCTACCTCACTCTCCTCTCTCCCACACTCCCTCTCCTTGTTGCGCTATGCTCGGCTTTGGATGATATTAACCCGTACTGTGTCGAGCCAGTTGCTGGCTGGTACAAGCCTCGGTACTGGTCTGGCAAACCTTGATCTAAAGCAAAACTGGCTACTTAACATACATCCTACAAGGGTTGTGCATGATACAAACCTCTTGCTCATGAGTCTCAGCTCATTTTAAAATCTCTTCACCAATAACATTTTGATCCTGGCCCATCGAGCTCCCAAACTTTTAAAGCTTGCAAATTATTTCTCCTTTGCTCCTGCTGCTCATCAAGCTCCTACAACTTCAAGCTTGCCAACTTATTTCTGCTTTGTAACTATCACTTGTCATATGACCTATTTGTTGACTTGCAAGTACAAAAGTTTGAACATGAAGTTCCTCTCTTAATGGATTTCTTGCTTAACCTGAGCCCATATATCTGTTAGTATAGAAAATTGATCACTGTTCATATCACCTAGAAAAAGAATTACTGTTCTATCTGATATAGGCCTAGCCATCGCTAAGGTCAACTTTCCTCAAAGATAAGTCTTGCTGTAACTATCTTGTTAAAATCAGGATTGAGACAAAAAATGTGGAATTGGTTAAATTGGTTGGGTCGTGGATTGAATTGCAGactgaaagatttttttttaatattttttttaaactaaaattataaaagaaaCATGAAAATTGTTAAGTAAGTCGATTATAAAGTTGATGAAGATGAATGAAGAATACAAGGACATGCATATCAGATGTTCAGGTTCCACCATAAACCCCATATTAGCATGTTTGGTGAAACAAACATCATGTTGAGTTATTTGAGGTATTTCTACACAACCTATCAATTcattttttaccaaaatattCTGATGAAAAAGATTTTAACAAGTAGTTgtgaaaatatgtatttattgaCTCTTGTTCTGAATTTCATTAACTCTAAATCTTTGACTTCTAACACCCTAACGAGCTTGCTAATTTTACGTTCTTGTACTTATTAAAGAATAACGAGTAAATTCAACTAGCCACAAAGTCCAATTTTGTAAAATGTACTTCTATATGATTTAATATGTGACATGATAAAGTTGGATCTTATGAACCAAGGGAATCTATGATGCATAATTCAGATTTAGATCTTATGATCTAATTAATCCCAAACTGAGAATAAGATTCAGATAATTTGGTGCTTTTTTTTATCCGGATCATGAGATCGTGGATCTTAAGATCTTGGGATCGCTaggattttatagctttgatcCGAATCAGGATCTTCTTGTTGGGCCACTGTATTAGGTCCTTCTATTGGCCTATGGTCATACAAACtttaatagaaaatatttttctctAAGATAACTTCCATTAAATTATTGGCTTGTCTTCCACAATCAGCTAGTAGCCTTTTTTGCGTGGTACCTGATCCAATGGTAGTACAATCAAATGACTTCTTCAATTTAATGATTATTTATGGGGGCCTGTTTGGGTGCGTGGAGTATATACCCCAAGAAACAGGAGCCAGATTTTCTTCCCTTGGATGAGGCTTGATATCCTGGAAGCGAAAATGTTCAATTTAATAATCCTAACTTGTATTTGGATACTGTAAGAAAATAGAGATTATACAATAGAGGTTATGTACCAGGCTGGCACATATGATGATATTGGTCAAGGGATCATATAAAATAAAGATTACATAAACAAAGATTGTATAAAGCAAAGATTAGTtaacatattttgtcctttccTAAGAGGCCAATAAAACTTGTTTTTCCTGAATCAGACCTTAGAGAAACTAGATACAGACTATCACGGTCTATGCATAATCATAGTTCTTTCCATATTTTTAACTCCTCATCAGCAACCTTGTCCATCCTTGGAGGAGGCAGAGTGGTGCTGGGTCTTTGGTAGTGGAGGGGTGGAGTAGTTGTGATGGGCCTTTGGTGACCAATGAAGTGAGAAAGAGGTGCGGGAGGTGGGGTGGAAGGGACACTGGGCCTTGGTTGAGAGGTGATGAGGAGAAGGACTAGGGTGACATCGATGAATGCTAGAGGTGGTGATTGCAAGGAATGGACCGGTGCTTGTGAGAATTTCGTGCCCTAGCACTTATCACAAGCTTGGTTTTTAAATGCTTCTTGAATCCTTGCAAGTTAAAAAAGGGTTGACTAGTGGATCAGGCCATATTAGCAAGGTCTGGACCTCTGGACTGAGGATTCAAGCGAAGGACGTAGTCCAGCATGAGCCTTTTCTTCAAATCGTGCATTTGGAAGCCTGTTCAGAAGAAAAGGCCTGTGATGGACTAAACTAT is from Phoenix dactylifera cultivar Barhee BC4 chromosome 18, palm_55x_up_171113_PBpolish2nd_filt_p, whole genome shotgun sequence and encodes:
- the LOC103716354 gene encoding eukaryotic translation initiation factor 4G-like; the protein is MSFNQSKVEKSEGQQLRKTDRSGSSGQQRGYSGGSGGKGGGSAPPPQLSSSSSFPSSSNNPHILPNRSFKNSGNGQGGSSRANSSNLRASDAVAPAAPVALRGAQNGGHVQPPFHGPSDAPASSASKPVDVPIPRNSRAHPRAPISQSAAGPSNSATPVVPAKGDGSKTFTLQFGSISPGIVDGMQIPARTSSAPPNLDEQKQGQGRHGSFRGASKVPIPTGPQQPQPPKKDAGGISQSNAGGSLPPAQVKQDMHSQISAAPAVPLPKSSVLPIAGISMPMAFQQPHVPLQFGGPNPQLQSQGVAASSLQMPMTLPVGNVAQVPQQMFLHGLQPHLLQPQPMMHQGQSLGFASQMGHQLPPQLGNLGISIPTQQFAQQQPGKFGAPRKITVRITHPETHEELRLGKRTDSYTDGGFTGQRPLPNVASQSQPLPPFTPSHYGPPLQPNAYNPSQMLFHTSTSLPLTSSPMPSGLQAPRYSYSVGQSGQAISITNPSVIKPVPGSKYGPPLHSLSESLKVEAVPVSASSAPVQGMAKSVVGLQGNKAGTSSVTVSMPISNAEAPRVSKHFGEATASHPQRDRKITVESSVLQSKSASQSLQTTQATTSSVPVTPHGDFEPDETGTDCGGKEPVQKLDLLKDNHKLPNKRDLGHSLHLQQKDASESADGLSRNSEKVQEFSGADMSIATTSLSSLSLRQKSSSEIRNSKAVESQLVPTESESFGVNLVKEISQDVCLRADSGILLEEKGSAETSTSLGLEMDETVPKKSYPTFGQDNSILLDVEPGQEAHAEKEHGETEVFSDSSRDTGNAKPYRKSVFTECVEVGKPVELAEQDGAGGDNSEILTACGSFDAERQQSGSSNGAVGQSLVVEKTTEESDISARTCSDFTKAEAVSSSHLSFSNIEEEKPSSPDAIANTSKEIDSQDVGSSNPDVLQPGIAVSAPVTSKVTEKLEEKVTELSSEDPASVLSYGPKDKPVLEPPRVKPSSGKKKKRKEILSKADAAGTSDLYNAYKGPEEKHETTSNTESVDSPVVVDANQHVTADTNNDVVAGEGDGRSKVEVDDWEDAADISTPKLRIPENGQQASRAKTYKDDDRNETVNRKYSRDFLLTFSEQCTDLPERFEIKPDIADAFISASVAVSRVVDRETFLSPGRITERSPGISRVERYMVGIVDDKWTKASSSFASVRDLRPEVGHGGAVMNFRPGQGVSHGVLRHPRGQSSGQFAGGILSGPMQAMASQGGIPRNGADADRWQRSPGTQRGLIPSPQTPAPVMHKTQNRYLVGKVTDEEETKQRRLKAILNKLTPQNFEKLFQQVKEVNIDNTVTLSGVISQIFDKALTEPTFCEMYADFCYHLASELPDFTDDKEKITFKRLLLNKCQEEFERGEREEAEANEAEVEGEAKQSEEEREEKRIKARRRMLGNIRLIGELYKKRMLTEKIMHGCIKKLLGQYQNPDEEDIEALCKLMSTIGKMIDHPRAKEHMDAYFDMMAKLSTHQKLSSRVRFLLRDAIDLRKNKWQQRRKVEGPKKIEEVHREAAQERQAQASRSTRGSGISVASRRGPSMDYGTRGSTIVPSPSSQIGNINNLPPQVRGYGSQDVRLEDRHPSGSRTLSFPLPQRPSDDDSLTLGPQGGLARGMSVRGPSLISNVPLAEISPSVNDQRRMPPGPNGYNRTPDWIPASSKEEMPKHMPERFSGAPHDVMNPQDCNTYHGSRDKILDRSSDRSAATILPAGHAQGSLSGSAGAHSEAKQLSEEVLCEKSMSAIREFYSARDEGEVSLCIKELNCPNFYPAMISLWVTDSFERKDMERDLLAALLVNLCKSQDSLLDQVQLIQGFESVLTSLEDAVNDAPRAAEFLGRIFAKVILENVVPLREIGQLIHQGGEEPGRLLELGLASEVLGSILEVIEIEKGEAILNEIRVSSNLQLEDFRPPHPVKANKLGAFL